The proteins below are encoded in one region of Segatella copri:
- a CDS encoding ACT domain-containing protein — translation MNRTIITVVGKDTVGIIAKVCTYLAENSINILDISQTIVQEYFNMMMIVDMGKMQKTFEEVADELTNVGKAMGVQIKCQREEIFNMMHRI, via the coding sequence ATGAACAGAACGATTATTACAGTAGTGGGCAAGGATACCGTTGGTATCATCGCCAAGGTATGTACCTATTTGGCAGAGAACAGTATCAACATCTTGGATATCTCTCAAACCATCGTACAGGAGTATTTCAACATGATGATGATCGTAGACATGGGCAAGATGCAGAAAACTTTCGAGGAAGTAGCCGATGAACTCACCAATGTTGGTAAGGCTATGGGCGTGCAGATCAAATGCCAGCGCGAGGAAATTTTCAATATGATGCACAGAATTTAA
- a CDS encoding winged helix-turn-helix domain-containing protein — MVEKKATTKTAAKKPAAKKAPVAKKAPAAKKDVLYLNAENAGFRAGDVYQALAASEKALTVAEIAKAAKISTEDVILGIGWLFKEGKIKDEDNKVALA; from the coding sequence ATGGTAGAAAAGAAAGCGACAACTAAGACTGCTGCAAAGAAGCCAGCAGCAAAGAAGGCTCCAGTAGCAAAGAAGGCTCCTGCAGCAAAGAAGGACGTTCTTTACTTGAACGCAGAGAACGCAGGTTTTAGAGCTGGTGATGTATATCAGGCATTGGCAGCTTCAGAAAAGGCTCTCACAGTAGCAGAAATTGCTAAGGCTGCTAAGATCAGTACAGAGGATGTAATCCTTGGTATCGGTTGGCTCTTCAAAGAGGGTAAGATTAAGGATGAGGACAACAAGGTTGCTCTCGCTTAA
- a CDS encoding PFL family protein: MINISEVIETNKMIEQENFDVRTITMGINLLDCASTDLDELCQNIHNKITRLAKNLVKTGEEISKEFGVPIVNKRISITPISLVGGSACKTTDDYVKIAKTLDQCAKELGINFLGGYSAIVSKGMSKSDELLIRSIPQAMAQTDFVCSSVNVGSTKTGINMDAVRLMGEIVKDTAEATKDRGSLGCAKLVVLCNAPDDNPFMAGAFHGVSEADAVVSVGVSGPGVVKYALEKVKGESFEVLCETIKRTAFKITRVGQLVAKEASRRLNVPFGIIDLSLAPTPAIGDSVADILELIGLEHAGAPGTTAALALLNDQVKKGGIMASSYVGGLSGAFIPVSEDQGMINAVEAGALTIEKLEAMTCVCSVGLDMIAIPGDTPATTISGVIADEAAIGMVNQKTTAVRIIPVVGMKVGDNVDFGGLLGHAPIMPVNPFSCEAFVNRAGRIPAPIHSFKN, translated from the coding sequence ATGATCAATATATCTGAGGTTATCGAAACCAATAAGATGATAGAGCAGGAGAATTTCGATGTGCGTACCATCACCATGGGTATCAACCTTTTGGATTGCGCATCTACCGATCTCGATGAGCTCTGTCAGAACATTCATAATAAGATTACACGTCTGGCAAAGAACCTGGTGAAGACCGGCGAAGAAATCTCCAAGGAGTTTGGTGTGCCTATCGTCAACAAGCGTATCTCCATCACTCCTATCTCGCTGGTAGGCGGTTCTGCCTGCAAGACTACCGACGATTACGTGAAGATTGCCAAGACCCTCGACCAGTGTGCCAAGGAACTCGGCATCAACTTCCTGGGCGGCTATTCTGCCATCGTAAGCAAGGGTATGAGCAAGAGCGATGAGCTCCTTATCCGTTCTATCCCTCAGGCGATGGCACAGACCGATTTTGTCTGCAGTTCTGTCAATGTGGGTTCTACCAAGACCGGTATCAACATGGATGCCGTTCGACTGATGGGCGAAATCGTAAAGGATACAGCCGAGGCAACCAAGGACAGAGGTTCTCTGGGTTGCGCCAAGCTCGTTGTTCTCTGCAATGCGCCAGACGACAATCCGTTCATGGCTGGTGCCTTCCATGGTGTTTCAGAGGCCGATGCGGTAGTGAGTGTCGGTGTCAGCGGTCCCGGCGTTGTAAAGTATGCATTGGAGAAGGTAAAGGGCGAAAGCTTCGAGGTTCTTTGCGAAACCATCAAGCGCACCGCCTTCAAGATTACCCGTGTAGGTCAGTTGGTAGCCAAGGAGGCTTCACGCCGTCTGAACGTACCTTTCGGCATCATCGACCTTTCATTGGCTCCTACCCCAGCTATCGGTGATAGTGTAGCCGATATTCTCGAGCTCATCGGTCTTGAGCATGCCGGTGCTCCTGGTACCACAGCAGCTCTTGCACTCCTGAACGACCAGGTTAAGAAGGGCGGTATCATGGCTTCTTCTTATGTAGGTGGTTTGAGCGGTGCCTTCATCCCTGTCAGCGAAGACCAGGGCATGATCAACGCTGTAGAGGCTGGTGCGCTGACCATCGAGAAGCTTGAGGCGATGACTTGTGTCTGCTCAGTAGGTTTGGATATGATTGCCATCCCTGGCGATACTCCAGCCACCACCATTTCCGGTGTCATTGCCGACGAGGCTGCCATCGGTATGGTTAACCAAAAGACTACTGCCGTACGTATCATCCCAGTTGTGGGCATGAAGGTAGGCGACAATGTAGATTTTGGCGGTTTGCTCGGTCATGCTCCAATCATGCCTGTAAACCCATTCAGTTGCGAGGCATTCGTAAACCGTGCCGGTCGTATTCCGGCTCCAATCCACAGTTTCAAGAATTAA
- a CDS encoding xylulokinase, with product MASRYLLGFDVGSSSVKASLTDVDNGEIVASAFYPDHEAPIMAVKTGWAEQDPQMWWDNAKLSLRKIMAESGAKGEDILAIGISYQMHGLVCVDKNQQVLRPSIIWCDSRAVPYGEKAFHDLGEDFCLRNLLNSPGNFTASKLAWVKDNEPELFDKIDKIMLPGDYLAMKLSGEVKTTISGLSEGMMWDFNQKKPAKFLLDYFGFDESILADIVPTFSVQSVVSKAAAEELGLKEGTPISYRAGDQPNNAVSLNVFNPGEIASTAGTSGVVYGVLGDVNYDPKSRVNTFAHANYTTDLDRLGVLLCINGTGILNAWVHRNITPDVSYADMNDLAASVPIGSDGVKIIPFGNGAERVLENKEVGCSIRGISFNKHNRAHIVRAAQEGIVFSFCYGMEIMQQMGMDIKNIHAGKANMFLSPLFRDTLAGVSGATIELYETDGSAGAAKGAGIGAGIYKDHNEAFASLKKLAVIDPDEANRSAYLEAYSAWKEELKKL from the coding sequence ATGGCTAGTAGATATTTATTAGGTTTTGACGTAGGCTCAAGTTCTGTAAAGGCTTCGCTTACTGATGTTGACAATGGAGAAATCGTAGCTTCTGCATTCTATCCGGATCATGAAGCACCCATTATGGCTGTAAAGACCGGTTGGGCAGAGCAGGATCCTCAGATGTGGTGGGATAATGCTAAGCTGTCGCTCAGGAAAATCATGGCAGAATCTGGTGCCAAGGGTGAAGATATCCTTGCTATTGGTATCTCGTACCAGATGCATGGCTTGGTTTGTGTTGATAAGAATCAGCAAGTTTTGCGTCCTAGTATCATCTGGTGCGACTCTCGTGCCGTACCTTATGGCGAGAAGGCTTTTCATGATTTAGGTGAGGACTTCTGCTTGCGTAATCTGCTCAATTCTCCTGGAAACTTTACTGCTTCTAAACTTGCTTGGGTAAAGGATAATGAACCGGAACTGTTTGATAAGATTGATAAGATTATGCTTCCTGGTGATTATCTGGCAATGAAACTTTCAGGTGAAGTTAAGACTACTATCAGTGGTCTTTCTGAAGGTATGATGTGGGACTTCAACCAGAAAAAGCCTGCTAAATTCCTGCTTGATTACTTTGGCTTCGATGAAAGCATTCTGGCTGATATTGTTCCTACATTCTCTGTACAGAGTGTAGTAAGTAAAGCGGCAGCTGAAGAACTTGGCCTGAAAGAAGGTACACCAATATCTTATCGTGCGGGTGACCAGCCAAATAATGCTGTGAGTCTGAATGTGTTCAATCCGGGTGAAATTGCAAGTACTGCAGGTACATCAGGAGTTGTATATGGTGTATTGGGTGATGTTAACTATGATCCAAAGAGCCGTGTCAATACTTTTGCTCATGCTAATTATACTACAGACCTTGACCGTCTTGGTGTATTGTTGTGTATCAATGGAACTGGTATCTTGAATGCGTGGGTTCATCGAAATATCACTCCAGATGTAAGCTATGCGGATATGAATGATCTTGCAGCTTCTGTGCCAATAGGTAGTGATGGTGTTAAGATTATCCCATTTGGTAATGGAGCTGAGCGTGTATTAGAGAATAAAGAAGTTGGTTGTTCTATTCGTGGCATCAGCTTTAATAAGCATAATCGTGCTCATATTGTTCGTGCAGCACAAGAGGGTATCGTCTTCAGTTTCTGCTATGGAATGGAAATCATGCAGCAGATGGGTATGGATATAAAGAATATTCATGCAGGTAAGGCTAATATGTTCCTCAGTCCGTTGTTCCGAGATACCTTGGCGGGTGTGAGTGGTGCTACTATCGAACTTTATGAGACAGATGGTAGTGCAGGTGCTGCTAAGGGTGCTGGTATTGGCGCCGGTATCTATAAGGATCATAATGAGGCTTTTGCTTCATTGAAGAAACTTGCAGTCATAGATCCTGATGAGGCTAACCGTTCTGCTTATCTCGAGGCTTATTCTGCATGGAAAGAAGAGCTGAAAAAACTTTAA
- the mltG gene encoding endolytic transglycosylase MltG produces the protein MKKKKSFSKLYLYGAIGCIAVIAIVGYIYCFSSFSKSSNTEYVYIDSDDNIDSVYNKLRPFAKSIPFQAFKTLTLHSGYADHIRTGRYAIAPGDGALKTWRHMKNGLQEPVSLTIPSVRTLDKLSDEIGKKMMFGSNDLYHALRDESVCQKYGYDTATIACMFVPNTYDLYWNISVDKFLERMKKESDKFWNFERTEKAKAMKLTPVEIITLASIVDEETANNGEKPMIAGMYYNRLMLRNAEYPEGMPLQADPTIKYAWQRFDLKRIYNNLLSIKSPYNTYKNPGLPPGPIRIPSVAGIDAVLNHVHHDYLYMCAKEDFSGTHNFARTYDEHLQNAAKYSKALNERGIK, from the coding sequence ATGAAAAAGAAAAAATCATTTTCTAAGCTCTATCTGTATGGTGCTATAGGCTGCATCGCAGTCATCGCCATCGTGGGCTACATCTACTGTTTCTCTTCCTTCTCGAAGAGCAGCAACACCGAGTATGTTTACATCGACAGCGATGATAACATCGACTCTGTATACAACAAGCTCCGCCCATTTGCCAAGAGCATTCCGTTCCAGGCATTCAAGACCCTGACTCTCCATTCCGGCTATGCCGATCATATCCGCACCGGCAGATACGCCATTGCTCCGGGCGATGGTGCCCTCAAGACATGGCGCCACATGAAGAACGGTTTGCAGGAACCGGTTAGCCTTACCATCCCTTCGGTACGCACGCTCGACAAACTCTCTGATGAGATTGGCAAGAAGATGATGTTTGGCAGCAACGACCTCTACCATGCCCTGCGCGACGAGAGCGTCTGTCAGAAATATGGTTACGATACTGCCACCATCGCCTGCATGTTCGTACCTAACACCTACGATCTCTACTGGAACATCTCGGTAGATAAATTTCTGGAGCGCATGAAGAAAGAAAGCGACAAGTTCTGGAACTTTGAGCGCACCGAAAAGGCAAAGGCTATGAAGCTGACACCGGTTGAGATCATCACCCTTGCCAGCATCGTGGACGAAGAAACAGCCAACAACGGTGAGAAACCGATGATAGCCGGCATGTATTACAACCGTCTGATGCTTCGCAATGCCGAATATCCAGAGGGAATGCCATTGCAGGCCGATCCTACCATTAAATATGCCTGGCAGCGATTCGACCTCAAGCGCATCTACAACAACCTCCTGTCTATCAAGAGCCCGTATAATACCTACAAGAACCCAGGTTTGCCACCGGGGCCTATCCGTATTCCGAGCGTAGCAGGTATCGATGCCGTCCTCAACCATGTGCATCACGATTACCTCTACATGTGTGCCAAGGAGGATTTCAGCGGCACTCATAATTTTGCCCGCACTTACGATGAGCATCTGCAGAATGCAGCCAAATATTCTAAGGCACTCAACGAAAGAGGTATCAAGTAA
- a CDS encoding HAD family hydrolase produces MPVHAQFNFDTYIFDLDGTLISSLHDLAASCNYALKLNGMPERTLEEVRMFVGNGVKKLMERAVPGGLENEKFEKTLQDFRQHYMVHNMDNTKPYPDVMEMLEELKNRGKNIAVVSNKFYAATQEICRHFFGDLVDVAIGERENIKKKPAPDTVNEALRQLHADRERAVYIGDSDVDVMTAKNSGMPCISVLWGFRDHDFLLAHGASILVSSPLQIL; encoded by the coding sequence GTGCCGGTTCATGCCCAGTTCAATTTCGATACCTATATCTTCGATCTTGACGGAACCCTGATTTCTTCTCTCCACGACCTGGCTGCAAGCTGCAATTATGCGCTGAAGCTGAACGGGATGCCTGAACGTACGCTGGAGGAGGTACGCATGTTTGTAGGAAACGGGGTGAAGAAACTGATGGAACGTGCCGTGCCGGGAGGATTGGAGAATGAGAAGTTTGAGAAAACCCTGCAGGATTTCCGCCAGCATTATATGGTGCACAATATGGATAATACGAAACCTTATCCGGACGTGATGGAGATGCTGGAGGAACTGAAGAATAGGGGAAAGAACATTGCGGTGGTAAGCAACAAGTTTTATGCTGCTACCCAGGAAATCTGCCGCCATTTCTTCGGCGACCTGGTAGATGTAGCTATAGGAGAGCGGGAGAATATCAAGAAAAAACCGGCTCCAGATACCGTAAACGAAGCCTTGCGACAGCTGCATGCGGATAGAGAAAGGGCGGTATATATCGGCGACAGCGACGTGGATGTGATGACGGCAAAGAACAGTGGAATGCCTTGTATCTCTGTTCTTTGGGGATTCAGAGATCACGATTTCCTGTTGGCACATGGAGCTTCTATCCTGGTATCATCACCCTTGCAGATATTATAA